The genomic region TTCTTCTCATTTTGCCACCACAGACATCAAGGGGCACAAGCAAGCACGCAGCAATAGGGACTCCAACCCCGTGAAAGTACGCCCTCCCTGCCCCAGTCCACGTGGAATCAAGCATGGCGGACATCTTGAAGTCGGTGAAGCGCATCGTGGTAAAGGTGGGCTCCTCGATCCTTGTGGACAATCAGGAGATCGCCGCGCACCGGATCGAGGCGCTATGCCAGTTTATCGCCGACCTTCAGACCAAGTACGAAGTGATCCTTGTCACATCCGGCGCAGTCGCCGCGGGGTACACGAAAAAAGAGATGGATAAGTCATATGTGCCGAATAAGCAGGCACTCGCGTCGATGGGGCAGCCACTGCTCATGCACATGTACTACACCGAGCTGCAAAAGCACGGCATCCTGTGCGCTCAGATGCTGCTTGCTGCCTATGATCTCGACTCGCGGAAGCGTACTATCAACGCCCATAATACCATTGAGGTGCTCATCAGCCACAAGGTGATCCCGATCATCAACGAAAACGATGCGACGGCGCTTGACGAGCTGGTCTTTGGCGACAATGACCGTCTGTCCGCGCTAGTTGCGCACCACTTCAAGGCCGACCTACTTGTCATTCTCAGCGACATCGACGGCTACTACACCGAAAATCCACGCACTTCCACGAATGCCACGATACGCTCTGTCGTCCACGAACTTAGCCCTGACGATCTTGTAGCAGAGGCCACCCCGAACAATCGGTTCGCGACGGGTGGGATTGTGACGAAGCTGCAGGCTGCTCAATTCCTCCTGGAAAGGGGAGGAAAAATGTACCTCTCGAGCGGATTCCACCTAGAGAAGGCACGCCAGTTCCTTCTCGGCGGCTCGCACGAGATCGGCACACTGTTTTATTCGAGAGTTTCATCTTGAAGCGCTTAGGGATGTCACACAAGCACAGTGGAAGAGAGACCACAACACAGAAGACGCGCCCTATCTCACCGCATTGGCGTGCCCCAGATTGGACCCCTCATCACGGTCGTCTACAGGCTCCCTTTCTGTTGTGTGCGGTTGCGCCCAGGTCTTTATCCGTGGCTTCATATTTCACTTTGTGTCTGTTTTTCTGTCGTTCATGCGAGTCCTCATTTTTGTCGACCACATTGAACTTACCTCACGAATTGGGCAGGACAAAACCGAAGGTGGTGCGTGTTCTTTTCTTCGCTACCCGATATCGAAACAGGTACCCACGGTTCTGTAGGCAAATACGCATGGAGGCAAAGACACGCCCCTACGCACCCTTTTACTTTGTTGTAGTCGTTCTTTCTTTGTGCTTCCGTACTCCTCTCAAAACGGTATCGAACTCATCTACGCGTGCACACTCTACTTGCACCGCAGAGAGTTTTCTGAGGTGAACCGCAAACGTGAAACTAAGAGTGCTGCACCCTCTTGCAGCCCGCGAGGCAAGGGGCCGTGCTTCAGCAATGGCCTTCCGCTATCAACCTCGAGATGAGGCCATGTTGGCACGGCGGTGTCTActcatgtgtgtgtgcccgccaCTGCAGCAACAGTGAGCAGAGACTCCATCGGAGGACAGCAACCGGCTGTGGGTATACGCTTGCTTGTATGTGGCCCCTCCCCACACTCCTTCACGTTGTGCGCACTTGTGCCATGTTTCCTGCTTCGGAGGCTGGCGAGTGACAAAGGCCGTGCCCATGCTTGGATACTGGTGAGAATGCCTCCCCCTGCGGTTGACATCTGTGTGCTTTGCTGTTTATATTCACTATGAGATGCCGCACAAACAGTAGTGAGCAGATGCCGTCCTGGAACCACTAGCTGCAACAGGTCTCATTCCCTTTCTCTGGGGCGGGCTCCGCTTGCGTGAAGGACCAGACACCGGACCGTCTTGAATGCGATCTCCCTACCATACAGATAATGACTGACGCAATGCGGAGCAcccggcagcgcacgcgcatcgcaCGACACCCTTTCCACATACTCTCTCGTGGCCGTCTGCCGTGCCGCTTTCGGCATCCTTCTCTACAGGCTTCTCCGCGGCCCCCGTGGTGTTCCGTcaggcagcgcagccatTTACGCCGCCGCTCATCACACGTGCGATGCGCAACGCAGTTTTCTCTACAACACGACAcaggcagcggaggagcacGCTAGATGTGCATGTGAAAGGTCTGTACACCTCCTGCGTCGATGATGTCTCACTGCACTGCTTATCGCACCACACCACTCCGTGCGGCATGTGGACTGAAGTTACATCAGCATTCCCGCTCCTCCACGGCCTGTATGGCGCTTTGATGATGACAATGATAGGATGTGGCAGTGCGCCGTCTTTTGTAATGCTGCGCATATGAAACGACACCTGTCGTGCTGCATCGAGTGAGCGGGCGCCACCTGTACAGAGTGCTGCACGTGCATCGCCCTGTGCAAGTCGACGGCCATGGGAGCGTACACGTGCGTTGTCGTGGCGCGATACGGCTCCACGCACTCTCTGCTATCGACTCTCCAAGATGGCACACAGAAGGAAACCCAGTAAGATACTGACCTATAGTGTCTTTaagtcgtgtgtgtgtctgcgaaCATCCGCCATGCCCTTGGCTTTGCACACAGCCGTTTCGGCGTCTTTTGCCTACCTAGTCTTTTCCTACCTGCTTCCTCTAAAAATCGGACACGTG from Leishmania donovani BPK282A1 complete genome, chromosome 26 harbors:
- a CDS encoding glutamate 5-kinase, putative; protein product: MADILKSVKRIVVKVGSSILVDNQEIAAHRIEALCQFIADLQTKYEVILVTSGAVAAGYTKKEMDKSYVPNKQALASMGQPLLMHMYYTELQKHGILCAQMLLAAYDLDSRKRTINAHNTIEVLISHKVIPIINENDATALDELVFGDNDRLSALVAHHFKADLLVILSDIDGYYTENPRTSTNATIRSVVHELSPDDLVAEATPNNRFATGGIVTKLQAAQFLLERGGKMYLSSGFHLEKARQFLLGGSHEIGTLFYSRVSS